The Heliorestis convoluta genome includes the window TTATCGGCGTATTTGTGGCAAGAAGAAAAACTTCATTTATCGCAACAACCTCTTCTAGAGCTAGGCTGTGGCTTAGGTCTTGCCGGCATTGTAGCCGCTCTCAAAGGTGCTAAAGTAGTTCAGAGCGACTTTGTTTCTGCTGCTCTTTCTGTAGCAGCAGAAAACAGTCGCTTTAACGGCGTTGAAACGCAGCAAGTGCAGGCAGACTGGCGCAATTTTCCCGCTGAACTAGGTACTTTTTCTTACATCATCGGTTCTGATATTCTCTATGAACCAGATGTTCATGAAGCTTTGGAAAAAGTTTTGCACCATCATCTGGCTCCGCAGGGTCAAGTTATCCTCACTGATCCAGGTCGAAAAGGAGCGCAACAATTTCTACAGCGCCTTCCCCAGGGCTATCATATCGAGAAAAGCACACAACGCATTCATCTTGATGGCAAAGACTACAGAATTGACTTGTATCACCTGCGGAGGGATTAAGGAAAAAACATGAGATACACCACCATCGCCAGCGGTTCAAGTGGGAACGCCATTTATGTAGAGCACAAAGAAAGTCGTATTCTCGTCGATGCAGGATTAAGCGGTAAAAAAATAGAAAAAGGCCTGCAAGAAGCAGGGGTAGATCCCTCTTCAATAGATGCCATTGTAGTTACTCACGAACATATTGATCATGTTCGTGGTGTAGGCGTACTGGCTCGCCGCTATGGCTACCCAGTCTATGCAACCGAAGGCACCTGGCAGGGAATGTCGTCTAAGATTGGTGAGGTAAAAGAAGAACAAATCTACACCATTCAAGTCGATGATAAAGTAACAATCAAAGATCTAGAAGTAGAGACCTTTCCAACGCCTCATGATGCCCGCCAATCCATTGGCTTAACCTTTGATGATGGCAACAGCCGCCTTGGCATTGCCACCGATATTGGCTATGTGACGCAGGCTATGGGAAGAAAGCTTCTCGGCTGTGAAGCCTTGATCTTTGAATCAAACCACGATCGACAGATGCTTCTCCAGGGTCCTTATCCAGAAAGGCTAAAAAGGCGAGTTGATAGCAAAGAAGGGCACCTCTCTAATGAAGAAGCGGGAAGAGTTTTGACCAAGCTTTGTGATGGCGGCACCCAACAAATTATGCTCGCCCATCTCAGTGCAGAAAACAATCGACCTGAAATCGCAGTAGATACGGTGAAAGAAGTCTTACAACAAGAAGGCTACTCTGTGAAGGCTTGGAAAAAGCATGAAGAGCAGGGCTGCCTTTTTACCGAAAAAGAGAATAAAAAAGCAGCAGATCTACGCCTAACTGTCGCACCAAGGTATGAAATACACCCTATGGAGGAAATATAATATTGGTGTTGAATAGCTATCTTTAGGAGCCTTTCTGTAAGACCTTTTTCAACATAAATATTATTTGGACAAAGGGGGGCCTTTTGTGGGGCACTTTGAAGAAGAGGAAGTATACCGCAAAAAGCGTCAACCTGGCTTACTTTCATACTTTCTTGTAGCGCTTGTGGCGGCTTTTCTCGGCGGCTACATTTCTCTCTTTTTTTACACATCATCGATGCCAGAGCCAGAAGGAGGCCAGTCACCGCAAAGTGGTTTTGTTATACCTTCGCCAGATTTGAACTTGTCACGCCTTAACAGCGATAGCCAGAGAATTGTAGAAGTGGCACGCCAAGTGGGACCCGCTGTGGTGGGTATTGCCAACCGAGCGCCTGTGCGTGGTGTTTTCTGGAACCAGCGCATTGAGGAAGTAGGAAATGGCTCTGGTGTCATTTATGACCCAGCTGGCTTTATCGTTACGAACCACCATGTCGTTGCTGACGCCACGGAAATCATAGTAACCTTAGCAGATGGGCGAACCGCCAGTGCTACGCTGGTAGGCACCGATCGATTGACCGATCTAGCCGTCCTCAAAATCGATCTAGAGAATTTGCCTGTCGCACGCTTTGGAGACTCTGAAAATGTACAAGTGGGAGAATTGGCCATTGCCATTGGGAACCCAGGTGGTCGAGAGTTTGCCGGCTCTGTTACATCCGGCATTGTATCAGGACTGAATCGCCAATTGAACACACCAGAAGGTTACGCTTTTAACCTGATTCAGACCGATGCAGCCATCAATCCTGGGAACTCCGGCGGTGCCCTTTTGAATGTAACCGGTGAAGTGATCGGAATTAACTCCATCAAGATCGCCATTCCAGGCTTTGAAGGCATGGGCTTTGCCATCCCTTCCAATCAGGTGCAGCAGATTATACAAGACTTACAAAGCCAGGGTAAAGTTACAAGGCCCGCTTTGCAAGTTACTTTGATTATGAATGTAGACAAATGGCTAGCGCGTCAGTATAATCTGCCTGTAGATTATGGTGTGGTCGTTCGTCCTATTCCCGG containing:
- a CDS encoding class I SAM-dependent methyltransferase, producing the protein MQYLQERITIPQGPTLTFRRIANVEELIDRAEEVDDLPFWAELWPSALALSAYLWQEEKLHLSQQPLLELGCGLGLAGIVAALKGAKVVQSDFVSAALSVAAENSRFNGVETQQVQADWRNFPAELGTFSYIIGSDILYEPDVHEALEKVLHHHLAPQGQVILTDPGRKGAQQFLQRLPQGYHIEKSTQRIHLDGKDYRIDLYHLRRD
- a CDS encoding MBL fold metallo-hydrolase encodes the protein MRYTTIASGSSGNAIYVEHKESRILVDAGLSGKKIEKGLQEAGVDPSSIDAIVVTHEHIDHVRGVGVLARRYGYPVYATEGTWQGMSSKIGEVKEEQIYTIQVDDKVTIKDLEVETFPTPHDARQSIGLTFDDGNSRLGIATDIGYVTQAMGRKLLGCEALIFESNHDRQMLLQGPYPERLKRRVDSKEGHLSNEEAGRVLTKLCDGGTQQIMLAHLSAENNRPEIAVDTVKEVLQQEGYSVKAWKKHEEQGCLFTEKENKKAADLRLTVAPRYEIHPMEEI
- a CDS encoding S1C family serine protease; translation: MGHFEEEEVYRKKRQPGLLSYFLVALVAAFLGGYISLFFYTSSMPEPEGGQSPQSGFVIPSPDLNLSRLNSDSQRIVEVARQVGPAVVGIANRAPVRGVFWNQRIEEVGNGSGVIYDPAGFIVTNHHVVADATEIIVTLADGRTASATLVGTDRLTDLAVLKIDLENLPVARFGDSENVQVGELAIAIGNPGGREFAGSVTSGIVSGLNRQLNTPEGYAFNLIQTDAAINPGNSGGALLNVTGEVIGINSIKIAIPGFEGMGFAIPSNQVQQIIQDLQSQGKVTRPALQVTLIMNVDKWLARQYNLPVDYGVVVRPIPGGVAQQAGIQDNDIIIALGERQVRNMADLQRELFQHRVGDTITVTFLRNNEEVTVSITLGELPAR